GCCCAGAATGCATGATTGTGCACAAAGTCCGCAGCCTATGCATTTATAGTCGTGGAATACCACCCCGCCCCCTTCTTTCCTCGCACTTAACGCGCCCGTGGAGCATACTTTTGCACACGGCGGGTTCTCACATGCACGACAGACGACGATAACAAAACCCCGCTCTATACCTCCTGCTGACTTCACTCTTATTGCCGAATCCTTAAATCCGCCCTTGCCCACGCGCCGCGAACATGCAAACATGCATTCCATACAACCAATACATTTGTTAACATCAACAGTTGCCAGCTTCTTCGCCATTTTTGGTTTACGATAAAGATAAGCAGAAAGATATATAAAAATCATATCTTCATTTCATCTTCATATATTCACGCAATACAACAGTGGCATAAGAGCCCTTTGGCAGGAAGAAATTCAATTTCACTCGCTTGCAGCCGGGATTCATCTCGTCATCGCTGAGCTCTTTGCAGTTAACCTTCACAGGTACTATGATTGGTCTCCTTGTTCCCCTGGAACTCAATGCTGGCAGTACATTGAGCTTGAAATCAGAGAGTTCAATACCCTCAGCAGCCAGAACTTCACGCTCTATTTCGCCTTCCAAACCCGCTCCCAACTCGGTCGCGAAGCCAAATACCGGCGCGGTTACAAAAGCTCTACCTCGTTTTATCAGCCGATTAATCGCATCCACCTTCTCCTCTGTCACGCGCTCCAGCTTAGCCGGATCAGCGAATCCATGTTCATTGCGATAGCAGACAATATCACCGACGAGAGCCGTATTGAATGGCTGCTGCCGATTCATGTTCAAGTTTAAACTCAAACTCAGACTCAAGCTCATGCGCTTACTCAAGACGAGATTGAAGAGATAAGCCTGATAGGCATGTATGAAAAGCTTCTGCAAGTTCACGGGTAATGCATTAAAGGCAGCGATATAATCGGATTCACTCAACTGTTCCGTGCTCTTCTTCGCTTTCACCAGCTCGTTCAATATAGCTCGCTCGTAACGAAGTGGCATTCGCTTCAAGCACTCTTTAAAATTGCCCTCTTGGCATAGCTGCCTCGCTTCTCTCACCTCTTCACTCTCACTCTCATCTGGCGTGATATATGCGAGATATGTCATAACCGCACCCTTTACATCGCCCCTTATCAGCCTTTCACCGACAATATGCGTTATTGGACGGTTGATGCCGAATCGTTGAACGCCGAAGAAGTTTGGTATCCCACCCATAGCGTCTATCTCAGCCGAGATGGAATTTATCCTCTGTAATATCTCGTCCTCACTGCCCTTTAGACCACGAATAGTAATCTCAAACTCATTACCATAGAGGTCACCGAGCGATACAGGCTTATTTGAACGCCCTATTATCCGCAATGTCACATCTTTCAGTCTTATATGAGCGAGATCATCATCCTCAATGCCGCTGATACTGATCTTCTGTGTGGTAACGGCGAATTTATCCTTGGTGCCTGCGAATCCAATTCGTTTTCTGCTAATACCCAATCGCCTTGAGAGCTCTCTTATCACACTGTGGGTGTCCCAGTTATCCTTTTTGAGCTCAAGAATCAGGAATCTACCGGTATCACCCTCCTCGCGATTGGTGACCTCACGAACAATGAAGTCAGAGGGCTTTTGCTTTATGATACCACCGATTCCGGCAGTTCGAGTAGCGTAAAACCAGATACCCAGACGTTTCTCCAGTTCGCTGACTGTGTGCACTCTCATTCTATCACATTTGCAAAGTCAAAGTAAAAGTAAAAGTAGTAGTTAGTTGTACGCATAATTTTAATCTCAACCGCGACTACCGCGCATCGCTTCGTGAGCCATAGGCTTGAGCTTTATCCATGAGTCTTATACGAACCTCCTTCGGCTCCGCCCGCCCGCGTGTATACTTCATCACCTGTCCGACGAGGAAGTTCAACGCCTCATTCTTTCCAGCGAGATAATCTGCGACTGCATTTTTGTTATCCTTTATCACTGCATCTATTGCTACCTCTATCTCTGCCGGGCTGATGGTTGCCAGCTTCTTACTCTTTATTATCGCATCCGGCTTGCCACCCCTATCGAGCATCTCCCTTATCAACACTGTTGCACCTCGTTCTGTGATTATTCCTTGCTTTAAATATCGTAAGATAGCGACGAAATCATCAGGTGAGAGTCTCTTTTCAGCTTCACGCATTGTTAT
Above is a genomic segment from Methanophagales archaeon containing:
- the truD gene encoding tRNA pseudouridine(13) synthase TruD → MHTVSELEKRLGIWFYATRTAGIGGIIKQKPSDFIVREVTNREEGDTGRFLILELKKDNWDTHSVIRELSRRLGISRKRIGFAGTKDKFAVTTQKISISGIEDDDLAHIRLKDVTLRIIGRSNKPVSLGDLYGNEFEITIRGLKGSEDEILQRINSISAEIDAMGGIPNFFGVQRFGINRPITHIVGERLIRGDVKGAVMTYLAYITPDESESEEVREARQLCQEGNFKECLKRMPLRYERAILNELVKAKKSTEQLSESDYIAAFNALPVNLQKLFIHAYQAYLFNLVLSKRMSLSLSLSLNLNMNRQQPFNTALVGDIVCYRNEHGFADPAKLERVTEEKVDAINRLIKRGRAFVTAPVFGFATELGAGLEGEIEREVLAAEGIELSDFKLNVLPALSSRGTRRPIIVPVKVNCKELSDDEMNPGCKRVKLNFFLPKGSYATVVLREYMKMK
- a CDS encoding 4Fe-4S binding protein, whose translation is MIFIYLSAYLYRKPKMAKKLATVDVNKCIGCMECMFACSRRVGKGGFKDSAIRVKSAGGIERGFVIVVCRACENPPCAKVCSTGALSARKEGGGVVFHDYKCIGCGLCAQSCILGAIFWDNDKNKPIVCRYCGECADYCVHNAISLVEADTN